DNA sequence from the Pungitius pungitius chromosome 16, fPunPun2.1, whole genome shotgun sequence genome:
aaaaaataatttgttatttaatgatttttgtgtttgttttacaaaatgtaattattggaaaataaaggaaatctcttgttgttgttctaataaattatatttttcgtTACTGTAAATACCTGCTCGAAGACTTATCACaaacttttacatttgaaacataCAAATTTAAAAGTCCATAGTCTTAGTTCTTGTCCCCAGTGTGCTGCTTTCAGAGCATGTGATCATATTAAGACATATACGTATTTGCACTTTTTAGACAAGTGagtgcatttaaataaacaaatgtcttACTGTCATAATGGCATTTGTGGATCTGTGAAGTAATAAATCCATTATATTTGTCAGTATGCAATTAAATTATCAATAGCAAGATAaccttaaattaaaataaatcaagcaTTTGTAAGAAACAAGATGCAATCACTCTGATTTAGGATCTATACATAATTATCTTTAGGATGAGGTAAATATGTTATAGTGACGTTTAATATTGGACAATTTAATACCTGTATTGGTGGAATCCCTCAACATGAGCCACCAACAGACACGTGCATGAAAGTTAGCGGTATGAAAACTGATTATATTTAAATAGTAAGAGACGGCATGAGGGGCATCATGTATTTCTGAAAATGGCTAAAATACGTGTTCCCATACCGGGAGTCGAACCCGGGCCGCCTGGGTGAAAACCAGGAATCCTAACCGCTAGACCATATGGGACATGCTCTTTGTGATGGATATCTTTAATATAAATCATGTCAGCAAACATGCGATTCCATTATTTGTTGGACAATGTCTTTCTACTTCATATATTTTCGTATACAGCTTTGGGGAATTTACGTGAAAATTGTGaggaaaatacaataaaaccaTAACATCCACGAGGTAAAGCTGCTGCATTACCACTTAAAAGCAGCTGGAGGTGCTGTTTGACTGTTAACAGGCCAAGTCTTTGTTCTTTCATTACATTATGCTCCTCATTGCTCTTAGTGATAGTGCTCATAGTGTTATTGTTGCTCTTAGGTAAAAGATCTGTCCCTTTCCCCACcactaatgaaaacattttgacttttcATAAGAGGAAGAGCACAGTTGTAATCAGTAACACCAATGACTTGTTGAAGGGTAACATCTGGGTATTTCTACCATGACTTTTCTATGCGGACAACAAATGCGTTGGTCTTTACAAAGGGTCCAAAGCGAGCCTCaaacaacacacatgaacacagccACTGCAATGCAAATTTAACTATGTGCACCTGCGTGTaatctctcacacaaacacagaggaagtAGCAGGCTTGTTTGCACCCCTCTGTATTAAGCCAGAGCATCATTTACATAAAGAGGAAGCCAAAAACACGAGTGTGTATGTGGGACGGAGGTGGGACGGGGGGGAGCGTGATGTCAGAGGCGAATCAGGTTGATGTTTTTCAGTTGATGTTTTTTAAGCTGACTTCAAAGACGCGCTTTCTGGACGTGAAAGCGAAGCTCGGCCCTTTCCATCGACCTGCTCCTGCATCTTAAAAGGTCCATCATGTACAGCGTGGTGGTGGAACACATCTACCTGCTGGTCCTCGTCACCCTGATCAGCGTACTTCAGAAtggtgaaaaaaatgtttttttaaactctgaaTCAGTAGTGGAAGACGTTCCAGCATTCAGCAAAGTGATAACATTAatgatcttgtgtgtgtgtggttttttttagcTTTCTTTGCCCTAAAGGTCGAGAAGGAGGGCAGCAGTCAAAATATCCCCACATCTGCTTTTGAACGAGTTCGCTGTGCCAAGTAAGTACCTTTTCATACTCAGCTTTTCTGTTGATCTCCAAAAAAGTTCCAGCAAAACAATTGGATTTGTTTCATTCACGGTTCACTATAACACTCAGGAACTTTCTATGTGGTTTTACATTACAAGTACAAACCCACATTTGGAGGCCGTCCTCATTTGCATGACTGCGCCCTTACGGGAAAACAAACGGATACAGACGTCATTTGAATGGAGAATCAAATCTTCTAGCCTCTCAGTTATACtttgttaaagttaaagttgtgTTGGAGGGAATACTGCTAGTATTCATGTGTCTGTTAAACTGATCTAGTTCTGTTACAAGTTTGTTCCTCAATATAATTAATGTTTAGGCTTGTTGCAAAACAACTTGGCACAAAAAAGATTTTGCCCTCTGCAGAGAAACTTTACCCAACAATTTATATTCCTAATTTGAGCAATCAAAACATCATTTACTTTACTAACTGATAAATGTGTAGCTTTtttgttaattcattttttttcaattcaattcaagatGTTCTTCAGTTTCTTAAATGTCAGATTTCACTGCTTTTCCTGTTTAGCATTACCATAAATTGAACGTGGTTGTGTTTTTAACCGATGATCGGATAATCGAAATACGTCACCTGGGGTTTGGGGAAATTGAGATTAATTTCACTTGATTAATTGATTGAGGATTATTCTGAACAATACTCAACAAAGTAATCTATGATGCAAGTACTAATGAATTGCAGTACTGCTGATGATAACGAGTCATGAAACATGCCTTGGATGTGCTTTAGATACGAGAATGAAGCTTGAAATGCAAACTCCAAATTTGTAACTGACCAAACATTGCTGTTATTGGTCCAGTCGATGTCTCAGTCCACGAGCAACAatgcacttcctgtttcttatAGGAAACACCTGAGCAACATCCTGTCTTGTGGATAATAAGGGGATTTCAAACTTTAGCCTCTGAAATGTGATGCAAACATTTATTCTTTGTAGAGGGTTTCTTATTGGGTGGAAAGTGGTGAAAGTATCGAGTGTTTCACATCAAAAGACAACCTCTGTTTTCCGTCCATTGCCCCCTCAGTTTGAGAACTGTCCTTGAGGTGTGGCGTATTTTGCATTGAGGCTCTGGGATCACACGGCTCTGTGTGTGCAACACGTTGTACTGGCTGTTGCAACGTCTTGCAACAGCCAGTGCGGGCTGCCTCAGAGGACTCTAATCCTCCAGCACTCAAGCTCATGCTGTGTTCACCTACAGCCATTTGTGGTCTGCAGGTTCAGAACGTTTCCTGGCAGCAAACGGGCCCTGCAGCGTTGGTCTTCACGCTGTCTCTAACAGTTAGAAGGTTGCTCCATCTGAACTCATTGCAGGGGACTTCCTGAAATTCTAATCGCACCTCTTGCCTTTGCTCCCTCCAGTCGCAACTGCATGGATGCGTATCCCACTTTCCTGGCAGTGATGTGGTGTGCCGGCCTGTGTCTCAATCAAGGTAATCATTAATCGGTCACTTTAAAGGGCTATGAGAGACTATTGCCCTTTGAATAGGATAGACACAAGGTCACTTGAAACACGCTTAACACTATTAATTGTTCTGTGGAtatgatttttgatttttttatactCTTTGTTTGAGAAGTGGCATCGTCAGAACTGCATCTATATATAGTAAAGTTAGCAACAATATGGCCCTAAAGCATGTGGACACGAAACACCACAAAACAATTGGCCTTAATGTGCAGCTTCAGAGAAGACTTTTCACAAGATTTTTAAACCATGGCTGCAGGGAATCACCATCAAATTGCCAGAATACACATGTGAGGTGATTCATGTAAACGTTTAGCATTCCAGTTAAATtgtgaaaataatgaataatatttgAATTAATCAAACGCATGCATGTTAACATTGAGATGAATTCACCAGACACGAAGAGCAGTGAAAATACAGCCACCTCATGCGATAATTAACCCAGAGACTGGGCCCATATCAGTGAAATAGCTGTCTTTcgacatttactttttttactgaaaatgtaACCTTTGATACCCTATGAATCATCAGCAGCCCTGTAAACATTGATAACCACTTGTTTATTCCACTTTGTGTTACCAAGCATAAGAAAGGTCTCCCTTTGGCCACTGCCAACAGTTTTATGGTCGCCCATTGCATGGTGAATCATTAAGACTTGCCTTTTCCGGGCCGTAAGCCAAACCATGAAACTGACCCCGGCATGGACGCCATGCGTGTGGTGTCTCCAGAAACCGCGAGTAGCTTATAAAcagggttgtgtttttttatttcttcttcttctctctctgaaatatTTGAAGCTCCTGCTGCCTTTGCCGGGATCATCTATCTGGTTGTCAGGCAGAAGTACTTTGTTGGATACATGGGACAAACCTCTCAGAGGTATGtatgtcatttgtgtgtgtgtgtgtgtgtgtttagagttATGGTCTAACGAATATCTTTTCACATCGATTGGCAGCACCCCAGGCTACATGTTTGGAAAACgcatcctcttcttcctgttgTCGATGTGCATTGTGGGCATCTTTAACTACCTGCTGGTGCGCTTCTACGGCAGCGACTACAAGGAATACGTGGAAACCATCACCGGAGCCGCGTCCGCCCTTCTCCTCATCCCttagtgcagtgtgtgtgtgtgtgtgtgcgcgtgtgtgtgtgtctcgcgCTGGCAACAACCGATACAATCCTGTATCTGAGGAGCAgggagttaaaaaaacaacaactggttttcttttgttttttttattgtgtttgataAAAATAAAGCTTCTCATAAACAAATGCTGATTCTTATGTACAAAAACCTACGAGCCTGCCATTCTGCAGTGGCACACTTTCGGCACCCTCACACAGCAGTGCAATAGATTTTCCAGCAGATCGGATGTCAAAGATATATTTTGTACACAGAATGTGCTTAAACAATATTCATGGCATACAGAATGTCCTCGTCTGTCGTGTCCACCCACTGAACACAAGAATCCAAAGAGGGCTGCTCTGTTACAAACAATCCGTCTGCTGATCTTTCTTGAGGAAGAAGACGCAGCCTCCAgccaaaaatgaaacaaattccACTTTCTTGCTCTTCATCCACTGCTGGCTCACTTCAGTCTCAACTTTAATGGTATCAGATATGGGCAGGGAAGACGGGTTAGAGAAGTGCAACACGTGGACAAATACGGAAAATAAGTCTGCTGCGATCACTATAAAAGGAGATACTTACATTAAATTTTCTTTTGCTGAAGCCAAACCAGTGTGGGAAGTCAAAGAGGGCATCAGAATGATATTTGAGGGTGAAGGAGGCATCTCTCCACACAGGTTTGACCTGTAGCAGTTTGTCATTTAGCGTGTGGCTGTTTATCGCTGCCCAGCTCTCCAGTGGTTCAGTCAAGTCAATCTGATACCAGAAAAGCTCACTTTCAGCAAACAAAATACTGCAATACTGCAACTTACGAAGAGTGTCGGAAATGTGCACGAAGCATCCATGGAGGGGAAAGTGTATACCGAGTCCTTCTTACATCCACACTGTAACTTTCCCCCGCAACCGAGGAGATGGTCCAGTCCAGGCCTCTCTCCATCTGCCACTTGATGAAGGGATTGTTGCCGTCTATGCACACCACGAACTGCTTCAGCACTGAGAACAGGGTCGAAGAGGAAAACACGGGGGGCACGCGGTGAGGAGAGGTCGCATGTGGCAAAAGGCCTCCGCCCATTGCTAACAGCCAAAGTTTGGGAAGCTAGCGTGAGTCACCCAATGCAGCCAAACCCACCGAGTGCAAACTGGGTTTCAAATGAATGCATCTAGTTTTTTTCCGAGTGATGTGTTATTACACACAGAAACGTGCGTCTGCGTCACGCTGGGGTGTTGTGGTAAAATGGGTGGGAGGCTACAGTTACCTCTGGCTTCGTTGCCTTCCTTTTGCATGGCCACAGAGGGGTTTTCTTCACAGGCAGTCGCGTGCAGATAGATCCACTTGGACACAAGACTTTTCCTCATGGAGCTATATTCCCATAAATTCTGCATCTTAACCTTCCTGTTtagaaaaagcaaagcaaatcaGATGTGATGTTTTGTTGGCGTGTGCGTGTATATAAATACAAGCCCCCGTGGCTATATTCTCCCACACCTTCCCAGGGACTGCGCGAAGACTATTTCCCCCCTGCAGGAGTCAAAGTCCTCGATGAGCACCAGGCTGCTCTCCGGGTCGCTGTGGACCCGGTAACCCGAGCAGAGGACCTCCACGGAGAAACCGGCCGGAGGGTTTTTCAGGAACTCTTCCACTTCTGTCACCCTCATCCCGCTGTGCGACAGTCTGTCGGTCGTCATGGTGTCACGTGCTTTCTCGCCGCTGTGCGCGCGGCGGCGTTTTATAACTTCTGCAAACGGCCGTGAAGCTGGATATGCTGTCACGAGAGCACTTCCGGGTTCgtttttggacattttatttgCAATTAAATCAAATTGTAGTGTGGCTGAGGTTAATGGTCCTGAAGTTCAAAATCAATCTAAAAATACGTTTGATAGTGAGACTGGGCATTTTTGAGAAATTAAAAAGTATATATCTTTTTAGATCGTTTTAAGAGATTTTTCTTTATGATTATATACTGTAGGGAAGCCAAAATATGGCATTTTTTCACTATTTTCTGACGTTTAATGTAAAACAACCGATGAACTAATCGGACTACTTTTAAAAGATAgtaataaaaccagaaaaataggaCCACATTAAACTTCATTTAATCCAGTAATGGGGTTGAAAATTATCTGATATACTGAAGAGTTTATTACATGGCAACCgtgtaaaaagttcataaaaatattacgtacatttgcaaaacgATATAAAGCTACTTCTAAAAGAtagtaaataaaaccagaaaagcGGACCACATTCAACTTATTAATTTAATCAAGTAATGGGGTTGCAAATGATCTGATATCTTCGTCTGGAGAAGAACTTGACACTAAGGGCACAAAGGGTGGGCAAAATGTATATAGGCATAAGTGAGTGAGGGAATAAAGATGAATATATTAAAGTCTTAAAGAATTAGAACAACTTTTGGATGTATATTGCACGACTTGACATGGAAACACCAGAAGCTTTGTGTGCAGTTCTTATCCACCAGCATTTCCTTATTCTCACAGAACAAAGCTCTGTCCTTTTGATTTCTAAAGTTTGGTTTATACGGACAGAAATGTCAGcaccaacagtttttttttttacatcctttaCAAACCAACCTGATGAACTTTGGCCCTGTTTTACACCTCAGTCACCATGTCTCAACCAGTCTGCATGGCCGAAAGTCTTTCATAGCAAACTTTTCCTTGAATGAGATTGTAAATGATACCCGCccttaaaaatgtataatttccCAGAAAAGCCCAACCCTTGTAAAGCTCATAAAGTGCAGCTTGTATTTAACTGTTTATATATTGTTTGTTGTtactgtttttatattttttcctccCGTTTTTATTTTAGGTATCACCGTATTTACTCCTGAAATTATTAAAAGAACTTATGATATACTTAAGAT
Encoded proteins:
- the alox5ap gene encoding arachidonate 5-lipoxygenase-activating protein, coding for MYSVVVEHIYLLVLVTLISVLQNAFFALKVEKEGSSQNIPTSAFERVRCANRNCMDAYPTFLAVMWCAGLCLNQAPAAFAGIIYLVVRQKYFVGYMGQTSQSTPGYMFGKRILFFLLSMCIVGIFNYLLVRFYGSDYKEYVETITGAASALLLIP
- the LOC119215185 gene encoding mesenteric estrogen-dependent adipogenesis protein-like isoform X2, translating into MTTDRLSHSGMRVTEVEEFLKNPPAGFSVEVLCSGYRVHSDPESSLVLIEDFDSCRGEIVFAQSLGRKVKMQNLWEYSSMRKSLVSKWIYLHATACEENPSVAMQKEGNEARVLKQFVVCIDGNNPFIKWQMERGLDWTISSVAGESYSVDIDLTEPLESWAAINSHTLNDKLLQVKPVWRDASFTLKYHSDALFDFPHWFGFSKRKFNLRLK
- the LOC119215185 gene encoding uncharacterized protein LOC119215185 isoform X3, with amino-acid sequence MTTDRLSHSGMRVTEVEEFLKNPPAGFSVEVLCSGYRVHSDPESSLVLIEDFDSCRGEIVFAQSLGRKVKMQNLWEYSSMRKSLVSKWIYLHATACEENPSVAMQKEGNEARVLKQFVVCIDGNNPFIKWQMERGLDWTISSVAGESYSVDVRRTRYTLSPPWMLRAHFRHSSSNLCGEMPPSPSNIILMPSLTSHTGLASAKENLI
- the LOC119215185 gene encoding mesenteric estrogen-dependent adipogenesis protein-like isoform X1, which encodes MTTDRLSHSGMRVTEVEEFLKNPPAGFSVEVLCSGYRVHSDPESSLVLIEDFDSCRGEIVFAQSLGRKVKMQNLWEYSSMRKSLVSKWIYLHATACEENPSVAMQKEGNEARVLKQFVVCIDGNNPFIKWQMERGLDWTISSVAGESYSVDIDLTEPLESWAAINSHTLNDKLLQVKPVWRDASFTLKYHSDALFDFPHWFGFSKRKFNVSISFYSDRSRLIFRICPRVALL
- the LOC119215185 gene encoding uncharacterized protein LOC119215185 isoform X4, whose protein sequence is MTTDRLSHSGMRVTEVEEFLKNPPAGFSVEVLCSGYRVHSDPESSLVLIEDFDSCRGEIVFAQSLGRKVKMQNLWEYSSMRKSLVSKWIYLHATACEENPSVAMQKEGNEARVLKQFVVCIDGNNPFIKWQMERGLDWTISSVAGESYSVDVRRTRLT